The Gemmatimonadaceae bacterium nucleotide sequence GAGCATCGTGACGCTCATCGAGCCGAGTGCGCCGGTGCGCCAGCGGATCGAGAGCACCCCCGTGTCCTCCACCTGGATGTTGCGGGCGAGGGTGGCGGTGTACGCCTGCACGCTCTCGACCGGACCGACGAGCCAGTCCAGCAGGTCCACGTAGTGGCTGGCCTGGTTCATGAACGCGCCGCCGTCGAACTCCCAGGTGCCGCGCCACGCCGCGCTGTCGTAGTAGCTCTGCGGCCGGCTCCAGAAGACGTTCACGTTCACCATGTACACCTTCCCGAACCGCCCCTTCTGCATCGCCCGCTTCACGAGCTGCAGGGTCGGGTTGCGCCGATTCTGCTTCACGACGAACAGGTGCACGCCGGCGGAGTCGCAGGCGTGGACCATCGCCTTCCCGTCCTGCCAGCGGGTGGCCATCGGCTTCTCGGTCACCACGTGGCGGCCGGCGGCGGCGCAGGCGATGGCCTGGGCGGCGTGGAGGCCGCTCGGCGTGGCCAGGATCACCGCGTCCACCCGCGGCTCGTGTGCCAGCAGGCCCTCGATCGAGTCGTAGGCGGCGGCACCGGTCTCGGCTGCCGCGGCGATGAGCCGGTCTGGCGCCACGTCGCAGACGGCCACCAGCTCGGCGCGATCGGCGTGCGCCGCGATGGCCCCGATGTGGTTCGCCGAGATGCGGCCGCAGCCGACGAGGCCGAACCGGATCGGCCGCCCGGTGATCGGGCGTGCGCGGGATGGGATGACGAGGGACATGTCGGTGGGGGCGGGGAGAGTGGCCAGCACCGAAAATAGCCGCCGCGGCGTGATTTGGCGCTGCTGCGCCCGCCCCCGGGCACGTGTGCACCGCGGCGGTCGTTAGACTCCTGATCGGTGCGCGCCCTCGCGCATCGCGTGGCCGGCGCCGGAGGCTCGATGAAGTTCCACACCTACACCAAGTACAACCCCGAGCTGGCGGATGCAGTGGACCTGCAGGCGCTGCTCGACGGGTTGTCCGACTTCCTCCTGCAGAGCGGGTTCGCGGAGTCGGGCGGCTACTCGCCCTGGGGGAACGACGAGGATCCGGCGGACCGCTCGATGGAGGCGCTCCGGAAGGCCATCCTCGATGCGCTGATCGAGAGCGGGCAGTTCACGCCCGAGATGCTCGACGCCCTCCGCGGCGACGGGGACGAGGACGCCGAGGAGAAGCTGGCCGAGCTGCTCGACCAGATCGTGCGGCGCCTCATGAGCGAGGGCTTCATCAACGCCGAGGTGCCGCCGCAGGGTGCGGACTCGCACCAGCCGGTCACCGGCAAGGGCGGGCTCGCCCATGCCGCCAGCAAGGACGTCCAGTTCAACCTCACGCAGAAGGGCATCGACTTCCTCGGCTACAAGGCGCTGCGCAACATCCTCGGCTCGTTCGGCCGGAGCACCTTCGGCAGCCATGACACGCCGTACCTGGCCACGGGCATCGAGAGCGATGCCTGGAGCCGGCCCTACGAGTTCGGCGACGTGCTCAACCTCGACGTGAACGAGACGCTCAGGAACTCGATGCTCCGCACCGGGTCGCTCGACGTGCCGATGGACCTCGAGTATTCCGACCTGATGGTCCGCCAGTCCGAGTACCGTTCCAGCTGCGCGACGGTGCTGATGCTGGACACGTCGCACTCGATGATCCTCTACGGCGAGGACCGGTTCACGCCGGCGAAGAAGGTGGCGCTGGCGCTCACGCACCTCATCCGCACGCAGTTCCCGGGTGACACGATCCGCGTGGTGCTGTTCCATGACAGCGCCGAGGAGATCCCGCTCGCGGCGCTGGCCGGCGCGCAGGTCGGGCCGTACCACACCAACACCGCCGAGGGACTGAAGCTGGCGCGCCGCATCCTCATGTCGCAGAAGAAGGACATGCGGCAGATCGTGATGATCACCGACGGCAAGCCCAGTGCGCTCACCATGCCGGACGGGCAGATCTACAAGAACAGCATGGGGTTGGACCTGAACGTGATCGGCCAGACGCTGAAGGAAGTGGCGGACTGCCGGCGCTCCGGCATCACGATCAACACGTTCATGCTGGCGCGCGACCACGCACTGGTGGACTTCGTGAAGCGGGTGTCCATCATCTCGCGCGGGAAGGCGTACTTCACCAACACGATGAGCCTCGGCCAGTTCGTGCTGATGGACTTCCTGCGCAAGAAGACCAAGCGGGTGAGCTGAGCCACGCGCCCCGGACGCACTGCCCTGCCCGCCGCCGCGCGACCACGGACGCGATCCCCCGCCGCACGCATCCCGGATGATGCGCTGCGGCGGTTCGGCCGCCTGCTGCGCGCGTGGTACCGGCGCAACGCGCGTGACCTGCCGTGGCGCCGCACCCGGGACCCGTACGCCATCCTCGTCTCGGAGCTCATGCTCCAGCAGACGCAGGTGCTGCGCGTGGTGCCGCGGTGGCACGAGTTCCTGGCGCGGTTCCCGTCACTGCATG carries:
- a CDS encoding Gfo/Idh/MocA family oxidoreductase yields the protein MSLVIPSRARPITGRPIRFGLVGCGRISANHIGAIAAHADRAELVAVCDVAPDRLIAAAAETGAAAYDSIEGLLAHEPRVDAVILATPSGLHAAQAIACAAAGRHVVTEKPMATRWQDGKAMVHACDSAGVHLFVVKQNRRNPTLQLVKRAMQKGRFGKVYMVNVNVFWSRPQSYYDSAAWRGTWEFDGGAFMNQASHYVDLLDWLVGPVESVQAYTATLARNIQVEDTGVLSIRWRTGALGSMSVTMLTYPKNLEGSITILGEKGTVRLGGVAVNKIDHWEFADSDPDDALVEQASYDTTSVYGFGHPLYYDNVISALRGEVEPDTDGREGLHSLELLIATYLSARDGTRVALPLEY
- a CDS encoding VWA domain-containing protein yields the protein MKFHTYTKYNPELADAVDLQALLDGLSDFLLQSGFAESGGYSPWGNDEDPADRSMEALRKAILDALIESGQFTPEMLDALRGDGDEDAEEKLAELLDQIVRRLMSEGFINAEVPPQGADSHQPVTGKGGLAHAASKDVQFNLTQKGIDFLGYKALRNILGSFGRSTFGSHDTPYLATGIESDAWSRPYEFGDVLNLDVNETLRNSMLRTGSLDVPMDLEYSDLMVRQSEYRSSCATVLMLDTSHSMILYGEDRFTPAKKVALALTHLIRTQFPGDTIRVVLFHDSAEEIPLAALAGAQVGPYHTNTAEGLKLARRILMSQKKDMRQIVMITDGKPSALTMPDGQIYKNSMGLDLNVIGQTLKEVADCRRSGITINTFMLARDHALVDFVKRVSIISRGKAYFTNTMSLGQFVLMDFLRKKTKRVS